The Roseibium sp. Sym1 nucleotide sequence CCGGCCGGTCCTGCCTTCGGTGGAAACTGCAGACAGCGTCTCAGGGGTGCTGGAAAAGCTCAGGAACCGGCTTCCGGGCGCCGGCTAGGTTTCCTTTTCGGACCGGCCGTATTTGAGTTTCACGAGTGCAAACATAAAACGCGGAATGCCGATCACATAGCGGCGGAACAGGCGGCGGGGTTCCTGCAACAGGCGGAACAGCCATTCCAGGCCGGATTTCTGCACGACAACGGGCGCGCGAACCACGGCACCCGACATGAAATCGAACAGGGCGCCGACACCGATTGCCACAGGCACGTTCAACTGAGCCCGATTGCGGGTAATGAAGAACTCCTGGCGTGGATTGCCCATGGCCACCAGCAGAAGATCCGGCCTGGCCGCGTTGATGCCTGCGCAGATGCCGTCGATCTCGTCCTCATCGAAATAACCGTCCCGGCAGCCAACCACTTCATGCATTGGATAGACCGCCTCGAGATGCTCCCTGGCGCCATTGGCCTGCTCTTGCCTGGAGCCGAGCAGGTAGATCCGCAGGGGCGTTCCGATTTCCGAGAGAATGTTCGGAATGAGATCCGTGCCGTT carries:
- a CDS encoding WecB/TagA/CpsF family glycosyltransferase — its product is MLARDTERETSAETAGPVAIGPFAVQRLLHADVAWLVRSSVQQRKPLDIAICNAHTILTALDDPDYAETLRKMTLLNDGIGIGLANRFLHGQSFPENLNGTDLIPNILSEIGTPLRIYLLGSRQEQANGAREHLEAVYPMHEVVGCRDGYFDEDEIDGICAGINAARPDLLLVAMGNPRQEFFITRNRAQLNVPVAIGVGALFDFMSGAVVRAPVVVQKSGLEWLFRLLQEPRRLFRRYVIGIPRFMFALVKLKYGRSEKET